One Capra hircus breed San Clemente chromosome 29, ASM170441v1, whole genome shotgun sequence genomic region harbors:
- the LOC102168981 gene encoding olfactory receptor 149-like yields the protein MRNASAVTEFILLGIPHTEDLETMLFVLFLSFYIFTLMGNLLILLAIVSSTRLHTPMYFFLCKLSVCDMFFPSVSSPKMLFYLAGNSRAISYAGCVSQLFFYHFLGCTECFLYTVMAYDRFVAICYPLRYTIIMSHRACAILAMGTSFFGCIQATFLTTLTFQLPYCGPNEVDYFFCDIPVMLKLACADTSALEMVGFISVGLMPLSCFLLILTSYSRIVCSILQIRSADGRKHAFSTCSAHLTAILLFYMPVVLIYLRPTPSPWMDATVQILNNLVTPMLNPLIYSLRNKEVKSSLRKVLYQLDFLPEQR from the coding sequence ATGAGGAATGCCTCGGCGGTGACTGAGTTTATTTTGCTGGGCATCCCGCATACAGAGGACCTGGAGACCATGCTCTTTGTCCTGTTTCTGTCCTTCTACATCTTCACCCTAATGGGGAACCTGCTCATCCTACTGGCAATTGTCTCCTCCACTCGGCTGCACactcccatgtacttcttcctgtgTAAACTGTCTGTGTGTGACATGTTTTTTCCCTCTGTGAGTTCCCCCAAGATGCTCTTCTACCTTGCAGGGAACAGCAGAGCCATCTCCTATGCAGGCTGCGTGTCCCAGCTCTTCTTCTACCACTTCCTGGGTTGCACCGAGTGTTTCCTGTACACGGtaatggcctatgaccgctttgTTGCCATATGTTACCCTCTGCGCTACACAATAATCATGAGTCACAGAGCGTGTGCCATCCTGGCCATGGGCACCTCATTTTTTGGCTGTATTCAGGCCACCTTTCTAACTACACTCACCTTCCAGTTGCCCTACTGTGGCCCCAATGAAGTggattatttcttctgtgatattCCGGTCATGCTGAAGCTGGCTTGTGCAGACACCTCAGCTTTGGAGATGGTGGGGTTCATTAGTGTGGGCCTCATGCCCCTCAGCTGCTTCCTTCTCATCCTCACCTCCTACAGCCGCATCGTCTGCTCCATCCTGCAGATCCGCTCTGCAGACGGCCGAAAGCACGCCTTCTCCACCTGCAGCGCCCACCTCACTGCCATCCTGCTTTTCTACATGCCAGTGGTCCTCATCTACCTACGGCCAACCCCAAGCCCCTGGATGGATGCAACTGTTCAGATCCTGAATAACCTGGTCACCCCCATGCTCAACCCACTGATCTACAGCCTCAGAAATAAGGAGGTGAAGTCATCTCTGAGGAAGGTCCTATATCAGCTGGACTTCCTTCCTGAGCAGAGGTAG